A region of the Rhodospirillaceae bacterium genome:
ACCGCCACCAAAACCTTGGCGGTCGAAGAAGTTCGCATCGAAGCCGAAAAAGCCAAGGCCGCTGGCGCGACTCGGTTCTGCATGGGGGCTGGCTGGCGCGACCTAAAAGACCGCGACGTTGAAACCATGACCGCGATGATCGGAGAAGTTAAAGCCCTCGGCATGGAAAGTTGCATGACCCTCGGCATGCTCAGCGACGACCATGCCCAGGCCTTGGGCGATGCGGGCTTGGATTACTACAATCATAACGTCGACACCTCGCCGGAATACTACGACAAGATCATCACCACACGGACCTATCAGGACCGGCTGGATACCTTAAGCGCCGTCCGTCGCGTCGGCATGAAGGTGTGTTCGGGTGGCATCATCGGCATGGGAGAAACCTTGGATGATCGCGCCGGGATGTTGGAGACACTCGCGAACTTAGACCCTCAACCCGAAAGCGTTCCAATCAATCAACTGGTGCCGATCCCGGGAACGCCCTTGGGCGATGTGGACGCACTTGATCCCTTTGAGATGGTCCGAACCGTTGCAGTCGCCCGCATCCTAATGCCGAAGTCCCATGTGCGCCTGTCCGCTGGTCGCCGGGAAATGTCGGAAGAAACTCAGGCGCTGTGTTATTTTGCTGGGGCTAATTCCATTTTTTATGGTGAGAAATTGCTGACGACGGATAATCCTGATTTAGATGCAGACAAGGCTCTGTTCGATAAGCTAGGGATCAGCGGCGAGGCTTAACTTGGCGTCCTTCGAGACGCGCTTTCAGCGCTCCTCAGGATGAAGATTCTTTTTTATTTTCAAATATATTCTTCATCCTGAGGAGCCGCGTCAGCGGCGTCTCGAAGGACGCCGTCTATACTATTGCAGCTTAACTGTTCGGGTTAGACGAAAAACTTGCCTGTCTCCCGATGCCAATTTTCGAACCAGACGAATTTCCCCCCGGTACACCCCCGGTAGCCACAGCTTCGCCGCCCGACGTTTCTTAGCGGTGAAAAATTTCCTGATCTGGGTGCGCCGTATGATCGCCTTGGCCGCCAGAATTCGCGTGCGATTGGGCGCGAATACTTCAAACAACAAAACATCACCTTTTCTCAGGCCAAAAATATCAGCCCATAAATTCAGCGCCGCCGCCGTTCGGGGAACTTTAATGTCGTGATATTTTCCTGCCCGAGCCCGGCCTGCCTTAGGATCGCGACCGGTAAACCCACCCATATAAATGTTGGTCGGACGATAGGTGAGCTGTTTCAGCGCGGCCTTATTCCACAGCGGTGCAGACGATTTGCCGCAGCCTGATCCCTGAGATAATCCGGTGAAGGGATCAACAATGACTTTGTTACGGCTCACTTGAAAATGCAGATGAGGAAATTCCGTTCGGCCTGATAAGCCGACAAAGCCCAGCCATTGGCCCGCCTTTACCCGAGTGCCTCGGCGGGCTTTTACGCTTTTGTTCCGCATGTGGCAGTACTGGGTGACCCATCCACCGGCATGCTGAATGCGGACTGCATTGCCGCAATCCTTGCCCTTCAGCGCCTTCACTCCGCCGATTTTTCGGTAATTGACATCTCGCATCCCCTTACGCACGCCCAAGACCACCCCATCGGCAGCGGCCACCACAGGGACACCCCGGTCGATGGGCTTTGGCACAGAACCCACCGTGACCTCGAACCCCCGTCGCATGACGGCCAGATCACGAACCGCGAAGTCGGTTCCCTTATGCTTGTTGTAGACCTTGTGGCCGCACGCATAATCGATCGCATTCTTCGACCGATCCGCATCGACATAATTGACAATCCAGCAGTTTCTGCCTGGCGTGCAGCTGATTGGCAGGCGAAATGAAATCCCTGAGCCTAATTCTGTTGCCGTGCTTGGTCGAGGGCAAACAACGGTCAAGATTGCTGCGCAAATCCAGATTATATTTCTAAAATTCATGAGATTAGGATACTCGGATTTTAACCTGTGACTCTACAACAAAGCGATTGTCCTTGACCCGCTCTAGGCCCCCTGACACTTTTCCGCGCCATGCAAGTTTTTACATCCTATGAGAACCTACCGGACGATGTCCGTGAAGGCGTTGTTGCCATCGGCAATTTTGATGGCGTGCACCGTGGCCATCAGGTTGTTGTCAACGAGGCTGGGCGCTACGCAAAGGGCGACGGTGTGCCGTGGTCGGTGCTGACGTTTGAGCCGCATCCGCGCCGTGTGTTTGCACCAGACGGCCCACCGTTTCGCCTGACCCCTGCGGATGCCAAAGCCCGCGCGATTGAAAACCTTGGCGTGGACGCCTTGATCGTGCTGACGTTCGACAAATCCTTTTCAGAACGCAGCGCGGATAGTTTCGTCCACGACGTCTTGGTTGGCGGATTAAAGGCCCAGCACGTGGTTGCGGGATATGATTTCAAGTTCGGCCATAAGCGCGCCGGCAATTGCGAATTGTTACTGCACAAAGGTCAGGAAGAAGGCTTCGATTTCACCGCCGTTCAGGCCCACAATGACGAAGACGGCGAAGTAATTTCATCGACCCGTATCCGGGAGTTTCTAGTTGCGGGAAAGCCCCGTCAGGCCGCAGACCTACTTGGAAGACCTTTTGAAATCGAAGGCGAAGTCCAACATGGCGAAGAAATCGGCCGCACCATGGGTTTCCCGACAGTGAATTTGTTCATGGGCGATTACATGCACCCGGCGAATGGAATTTATGCGGTGCGGGTCGAGGTCAACGGCGTGTCTCACGATGGCGCCGCCAGTCTCGGCTATCGCCCGACATTCGACGGAAAGGACCTTATTTTTGAAGCTCACCTGTTCGATTTTGTTGGCGATTTATATGGTCAAAACGTCCGTGTGGCGCTGATTGAATACCTTAGGCCTGAAAAGAAGTTTGACGGGACAGATGATTTAAAGGCACAAATCGCCCTGGATTGCGACCAAGCCCAAAAAATATTGGCCAATTTTTGACGGATGAGACATTAACGTGGATTACAAACCAACACTCTTTCTGCCTAAAACCGACTTTCCGATGAAGGCCGGATTGGCGATGCGTGAACCGGAGACCCTGAAACGATGGGAAGATTCGGATTTGTACGGCCAACTACGCGCTCAGTCCAAGGGGCGCGAGAAATTCATCCTGCATGACGGCCCACCGTACGCCAACGGCAATCTGCACATTGGCCACGCGCTCAACAAAATTTTGAAAGACGTCATCAATCGGTCCCAACAAATGATGGGCAAGGACGCTGTCTATGTGCCGGGCTGGGATTGTCACGGGCTGCCTATCGAATGGAAGATCGAGGAAAAATATCGAGCTAAGGGCAAGGACAAGGATGACGTTCCCATTGTTCAATTTCGCCAGGAATGCCGTGAATTTGCAGCGAAATGGATCGATGTTCAGCGTGAAGAATTCGAACGGCTAGGTATCCTTGGGGATTGGGCGAACCCCTATACCACCATGACCTACGCCGCCGAGGCACAAATTGTTCGCGAACTGAGCAAGTTCCTGATGGATGGCTCGCTCTATAAAGGGGCCAAGCCGGTGATGTGGTCGGTGGTGGAAAAGACTGCGCTCGCCGAGGCCGAAGTCGAATACCACGATCACACCTCGACAACGATCTTCGTGCGTTTTCCGGTTCAGAAAACAACTCAAAAAGAATTAGAAGGCGCGTCCATCGTCATTTGGACGACGACTCCTTGGACCATGCCTGGTAACCGCGCGGTCGCCTTTGGCCCTGAATATGACTATGCGATTTTCCGCGTCGATGCGGTCGATGAAGACAGCTTGGCGGTCGTTGGCGAACGCTTGATCTTGGCGGCACCCTTAGCCGACTCGGTTAAAGCTGCGGCAGGGATTTCTGATTGGACGATGGAAGGCCCCGCAACGGGTCTCGAAGGCACGATCTGCAAACATCCGCTGAATGGCCAGGGATACGATTTCGATATCCCTGCCCTCCCCGCAGATTTCGTTGAAATGGAAA
Encoded here:
- a CDS encoding bifunctional riboflavin kinase/FAD synthetase, translating into MQVFTSYENLPDDVREGVVAIGNFDGVHRGHQVVVNEAGRYAKGDGVPWSVLTFEPHPRRVFAPDGPPFRLTPADAKARAIENLGVDALIVLTFDKSFSERSADSFVHDVLVGGLKAQHVVAGYDFKFGHKRAGNCELLLHKGQEEGFDFTAVQAHNDEDGEVISSTRIREFLVAGKPRQAADLLGRPFEIEGEVQHGEEIGRTMGFPTVNLFMGDYMHPANGIYAVRVEVNGVSHDGAASLGYRPTFDGKDLIFEAHLFDFVGDLYGQNVRVALIEYLRPEKKFDGTDDLKAQIALDCDQAQKILANF
- a CDS encoding M23 family metallopeptidase, with amino-acid sequence MNFRNIIWICAAILTVVCPRPSTATELGSGISFRLPISCTPGRNCWIVNYVDADRSKNAIDYACGHKVYNKHKGTDFAVRDLAVMRRGFEVTVGSVPKPIDRGVPVVAAADGVVLGVRKGMRDVNYRKIGGVKALKGKDCGNAVRIQHAGGWVTQYCHMRNKSVKARRGTRVKAGQWLGFVGLSGRTEFPHLHFQVSRNKVIVDPFTGLSQGSGCGKSSAPLWNKAALKQLTYRPTNIYMGGFTGRDPKAGRARAGKYHDIKVPRTAAALNLWADIFGLRKGDVLLFEVFAPNRTRILAAKAIIRRTQIRKFFTAKKRRAAKLWLPGVYRGEIRLVRKLASGDRQVFRLTRTVKLQ
- the bioB gene encoding biotin synthase BioB, with the translated sequence MATAASLKPQAATWTRTQIVDLFDLPFNDLLFRAHETHRDNFDPNTVQLSTLLSIKTGGCQEDCKYCAQSSHFETELTATKTLAVEEVRIEAEKAKAAGATRFCMGAGWRDLKDRDVETMTAMIGEVKALGMESCMTLGMLSDDHAQALGDAGLDYYNHNVDTSPEYYDKIITTRTYQDRLDTLSAVRRVGMKVCSGGIIGMGETLDDRAGMLETLANLDPQPESVPINQLVPIPGTPLGDVDALDPFEMVRTVAVARILMPKSHVRLSAGRREMSEETQALCYFAGANSIFYGEKLLTTDNPDLDADKALFDKLGISGEA